The proteins below come from a single Candidatus Poribacteria bacterium genomic window:
- a CDS encoding efflux RND transporter periplasmic adaptor subunit, with amino-acid sequence MSSKHVLKRQLLWLFVICCFSVSTVVAQNTASPVTVSVTTPRRGTFVSAKDYTGHLQPKAEVKVFANVSGKLVSLAGKVGQSVAKGDVLAQSSSKEAALAVIRAESALSSAQSRLITTQASAQARVESQLAVAQETLMAAQATLVETKSLAEMRIRNQLTQAEITYQAAKETIEKSKTNAEQALERARVERDDAKANFDRNKSLHEKQLISDSNFESVDKRLKLAETRLEEAKVTAGQFEEGATHPSVEKAKAELAVAQKIVESRGWEREIASAESKVTQAQASLNTAQKLIEAKSWEGEIDIAKAAVTQASEQLKLAQEQLSDATIKSPIDGVIATQHLNVSDYAQPASSPTAKPTFTVVAVDILKAVWNMPAGAARRINNGDLVLISTDSGIRNIVGTVAFISPTVNPDNNTVLVHATVPNSENSLKPGTAITVSIKTGERKNVQLLPLRSVLNIQNGSGTIFVVEGNVARTKQVNVGGVYSGEIEVASQLARGTRVISDEQHRLQDGAKVSIASD; translated from the coding sequence ATGAGCAGTAAACATGTTTTAAAAAGGCAGTTACTATGGCTTTTCGTCATCTGTTGCTTCAGTGTTAGCACCGTGGTGGCGCAAAATACTGCATCACCGGTAACTGTATCTGTTACAACGCCAAGGCGCGGGACATTTGTCTCGGCGAAGGATTACACCGGACATCTACAACCCAAGGCTGAAGTTAAAGTATTTGCCAATGTTTCGGGTAAACTTGTTTCACTCGCCGGAAAAGTAGGGCAAAGTGTAGCGAAAGGCGATGTGCTTGCACAGAGCAGCTCAAAAGAAGCTGCGCTCGCCGTCATACGTGCCGAATCCGCATTAAGCAGTGCACAATCGCGACTTATAACGACGCAAGCCAGTGCACAAGCACGTGTTGAATCGCAATTAGCGGTTGCACAGGAGACATTGATGGCAGCACAAGCAACACTTGTCGAGACAAAATCTCTCGCCGAAATGCGCATCCGTAATCAACTCACACAGGCAGAGATCACATATCAAGCAGCGAAAGAAACAATTGAAAAATCTAAAACAAATGCAGAACAAGCGTTGGAACGCGCGCGCGTGGAGCGCGATGATGCGAAAGCGAATTTTGATCGCAACAAGTCACTTCACGAAAAACAACTCATCAGTGATAGCAATTTTGAATCCGTAGACAAACGTTTGAAATTGGCGGAAACCCGTTTAGAAGAAGCTAAGGTTACAGCAGGGCAGTTTGAGGAAGGCGCGACACATCCTTCCGTGGAGAAGGCGAAAGCAGAATTAGCGGTCGCTCAGAAGATTGTGGAGAGCCGCGGTTGGGAACGCGAGATCGCCTCAGCGGAATCGAAGGTCACCCAAGCGCAAGCCAGCCTCAACACAGCCCAGAAACTCATCGAAGCAAAGTCCTGGGAAGGCGAGATCGACATCGCTAAAGCGGCAGTAACACAAGCCTCGGAACAACTGAAGTTGGCACAGGAGCAGTTAAGTGATGCAACGATCAAATCCCCGATTGATGGTGTTATCGCAACGCAACACCTGAACGTCAGCGATTATGCCCAACCTGCCTCATCGCCTACAGCAAAACCGACATTTACCGTGGTCGCAGTAGATATTCTTAAAGCAGTTTGGAACATGCCTGCCGGAGCCGCGCGCCGCATTAATAACGGCGATCTCGTCTTGATTTCTACGGATTCTGGTATTCGGAATATTGTCGGCACGGTTGCTTTCATCAGTCCGACTGTTAACCCTGACAACAACACCGTGCTTGTTCACGCGACAGTACCGAATTCCGAAAACAGCCTCAAACCCGGGACGGCTATCACGGTTTCCATCAAAACGGGTGAACGAAAGAACGTCCAACTGCTTCCGTTGCGCTCAGTCTTGAATATCCAGAACGGTAGCGGTACTATTTTTGTTGTTGAGGGAAACGTGGCACGTACGAAACAGGTGAACGTTGGCGGCGTTTATAGTGGTGAAATTGAGGTTGCCTCACAACTCGCCAGAGGCACACGGGTAATTAGTGATGAACAACACCGCTTACAAGACGGGGCAAAGGTGTCCATTGCATCCGATTAG
- a CDS encoding T9SS type A sorting domain-containing protein, whose translation MASAGSDGKILLWSVGWPAADVNRDDKVNIQDLVIVAGALGQIGENEADVNGDGIVNIQDLVVVAGAFGEVAAAPAVLRQQGAAHLTQAEVQHWLTQAQQANLTDATSVRGIRFLEQLLAAFTPKETALLPNYPNPFNPETWIPYQLATPADVTLKIYDIQGRVVRDLDLGHQRAGMYHTRSRAAYWDGKNAVGEPVASGIYFYTLSTESTRDSVTAGEFTATRKMLIRK comes from the coding sequence TTGGCAAGCGCGGGTTCGGACGGGAAAATCCTTCTCTGGTCGGTCGGATGGCCCGCTGCCGATGTGAATCGCGATGACAAAGTCAACATTCAAGACTTGGTCATCGTCGCAGGCGCACTTGGACAAATCGGCGAAAACGAGGCGGATGTCAACGGTGATGGCATCGTCAACATTCAAGACCTCGTTGTCGTTGCAGGTGCATTCGGAGAAGTCGCAGCGGCACCTGCTGTCCTGCGGCAACAAGGCGCAGCGCACCTCACACAGGCAGAAGTGCAGCATTGGCTCACACAGGCACAACAAGCAAACCTCACAGATGCAACCTCCGTAAGAGGGATCCGTTTCTTGGAGCAGCTGCTCGCAGCTTTCACACCGAAAGAGACGGCACTGCTACCGAACTACCCGAATCCGTTCAACCCGGAGACGTGGATACCCTATCAGTTAGCAACGCCTGCGGATGTGACGCTAAAAATATACGACATCCAAGGGCGCGTCGTGCGGGATTTGGATTTAGGGCATCAGCGTGCGGGGATGTATCACACTCGGAGCCGTGCCGCGTATTGGGATGGAAAGAACGCTGTCGGTGAACCCGTCGCAAGCGGCATCTATTTCTATACATTGTCCACGGAGTCCACACGCGACTCCGTTACCGCCGGCGAATTCACCGCCACGCGGAAGATGCTAATACGAAAGTGA
- a CDS encoding sigma-54 dependent transcriptional regulator, translated as MKKILIIDDNQSSHALEYFLRTEGYSPIIVGGVDEGLEKITASENLKVVLLNVELSARRGLDALRRIKHEHPQVIVIVIGAGVQTARKARPLGAIEVLSKRTDIENIRRAVDRAFGRIDSRSSTFSFPEEEIEEDMSEEQYALVGESEAMFELNSEIGGAACFNISVLLEGETGTGKGLVARLIHTESERADAPFISVDCGAVPHELREAELLGHERGAFTGAESARPGAFEQADGGTLFLDEVSNMSLSLQETLLNVLQEREVQRVGGTETHTVDVRVISATHQKLREMVAQGTFREDLYYRLCGHQISLPPLRERTEDIPLLVTYFLQRIEEENERARSDISEEAMGLLQTYNWPGNVRELERCLESATVTSQGEVIMPRDLPQEIRMYSGDEGSEGSEPETRSSETPETPIYRNLIDLPVMVFCQFFSQGQFCRFLADGASGITDRQIDEWWEAFSTDGRARANGAEREIYDWRLEFNTTDLEIPIFSDDWIKRVIDDAISQLSNLRYSSEPIEEAEPVSIKGRTRKGSLTAVLHEVVKGYGGDRRKAARELRISRVQLERWLSYRTEDDDSLFTSIEASRRIGQFPSDEIRKLLTEPINLFILENFSRPAWRNKSLNGQKQAVHLALKVLSKRLDKDHGCIYFGGMTFSQIEWNVYRRAPYLYTDHAEAATALDVDIRTFRRYWPENKPFPSHHTLFRE; from the coding sequence ATGAAAAAAATATTAATTATTGATGACAATCAGAGTTCTCATGCCTTGGAGTATTTCCTAAGGACCGAGGGCTATTCTCCTATCATCGTTGGGGGCGTTGATGAGGGCTTGGAAAAAATTACCGCATCCGAAAATTTGAAAGTCGTCTTACTGAATGTGGAATTGTCAGCGAGAAGAGGTTTGGATGCGTTACGGAGAATTAAGCATGAACACCCACAGGTTATTGTAATTGTGATCGGAGCGGGGGTACAAACAGCGAGAAAAGCCCGCCCGCTGGGAGCCATAGAAGTTCTGTCTAAACGCACTGATATAGAAAATATCCGTAGGGCAGTTGATCGGGCGTTTGGCCGGATAGATAGCCGAAGCAGCACATTCTCATTTCCTGAAGAGGAAATTGAAGAAGACATGTCTGAGGAACAGTACGCTCTCGTTGGGGAGAGTGAAGCAATGTTTGAGCTGAATAGCGAAATTGGAGGTGCAGCCTGCTTTAACATTTCAGTGCTGCTTGAGGGTGAAACAGGCACTGGGAAAGGGCTGGTTGCGCGCCTCATTCACACAGAAAGTGAACGCGCAGACGCGCCGTTTATTTCAGTTGATTGTGGCGCGGTGCCGCATGAACTCCGTGAAGCTGAACTACTCGGTCATGAAAGAGGGGCATTCACAGGGGCGGAATCGGCGCGTCCCGGCGCATTTGAACAGGCTGATGGTGGCACGCTGTTCCTCGATGAAGTCAGCAATATGAGTCTATCACTACAAGAAACACTCCTCAATGTCTTGCAAGAAAGAGAGGTCCAACGCGTGGGCGGAACAGAGACACACACCGTGGATGTGCGCGTCATCAGTGCTACGCATCAGAAATTGCGGGAAATGGTCGCGCAAGGAACATTCCGAGAGGATTTGTACTACCGTCTCTGTGGACATCAGATATCTCTGCCGCCCTTACGGGAACGGACAGAGGATATTCCATTATTGGTCACGTACTTTCTGCAGCGTATTGAGGAAGAAAATGAGAGGGCGAGGTCCGATATTTCTGAAGAAGCGATGGGATTGCTCCAAACGTATAACTGGCCGGGCAATGTTCGCGAGTTAGAAAGATGCCTCGAAAGCGCGACGGTCACTTCCCAAGGCGAGGTAATTATGCCGAGGGACCTCCCGCAAGAAATCCGGATGTATAGTGGAGATGAAGGTTCAGAGGGGAGCGAACCAGAAACCCGATCTTCGGAAACGCCAGAAACACCGATATATCGAAACCTGATTGATTTGCCGGTCATGGTGTTCTGTCAGTTTTTCTCTCAGGGACAGTTCTGTCGGTTTCTCGCTGATGGAGCGTCAGGTATCACGGATCGCCAAATCGACGAGTGGTGGGAAGCGTTCTCTACTGATGGACGTGCCCGTGCCAATGGAGCGGAACGCGAAATTTATGACTGGCGACTCGAATTTAATACGACTGACTTGGAGATTCCAATCTTCTCGGACGACTGGATTAAACGGGTGATTGACGATGCCATTTCTCAGTTATCGAATCTTCGGTATAGTTCCGAACCCATAGAAGAAGCGGAGCCTGTCAGTATAAAAGGAAGAACCCGCAAAGGCAGCCTGACTGCAGTGCTACACGAAGTCGTAAAGGGTTACGGCGGAGACAGAAGAAAAGCCGCAAGAGAATTGCGTATTTCCCGCGTGCAGCTTGAAAGGTGGTTGTCGTATCGGACAGAAGATGATGATTCACTTTTCACATCTATAGAGGCTTCGCGCCGGATCGGACAGTTTCCTTCTGACGAGATCAGAAAACTTCTGACAGAACCTATCAACCTTTTCATTTTGGAGAATTTCTCACGTCCAGCATGGCGAAACAAAAGTCTGAATGGTCAGAAGCAGGCTGTTCACCTCGCTTTAAAAGTGCTATCTAAGCGTTTGGATAAAGATCATGGCTGTATCTATTTCGGCGGCATGACTTTTTCGCAAATTGAATGGAATGTCTATCGCCGGGCACCCTACCTATACACGGACCATGCTGAAGCGGCTACGGCATTAGACGTAGATATCAGAACCTTTAGGAGGTACTGGCCTGAGAACAAACCCTTCCCAAGTCATCACACGCTTTTTAGGGAATAG
- a CDS encoding GNAT family N-acetyltransferase, with protein MKTAPTLHTERLLLRSFTLQDAPDVQRSAGDPDVSSTLTSVPYPYEDGMAEEWIRFCYDAFEKGKGVHFAIARITDKRFIGTIGLEQLDQKHEKGELGYWLGKPYWGQGYATEAARAVVAYGFEVLKLNRIYAYYYTRNPASARVLEKIGMHTEGCLRQHVKKDGNFEDVVACGILKSDFDFGQPL; from the coding sequence ATGAAAACCGCTCCGACGCTTCACACAGAAAGACTGCTCCTACGCTCCTTTACGCTTCAGGACGCACCAGATGTGCAACGTTCCGCGGGTGACCCTGATGTTTCATCAACCTTAACTTCTGTGCCTTATCCTTATGAAGACGGCATGGCTGAAGAATGGATCCGTTTCTGTTACGACGCGTTTGAAAAAGGAAAAGGTGTGCACTTCGCAATTGCACGAATAACTGACAAGCGCTTCATCGGCACCATAGGACTTGAACAACTTGACCAAAAGCATGAGAAAGGCGAGCTCGGTTATTGGCTCGGAAAACCTTATTGGGGCCAGGGGTATGCCACCGAGGCGGCACGTGCTGTGGTTGCTTATGGTTTTGAAGTGCTGAAACTGAATCGCATCTATGCTTACTACTACACACGGAACCCTGCTTCGGCACGCGTCCTTGAGAAAATCGGGATGCACACTGAGGGGTGTCTCCGGCAACATGTTAAAAAAGATGGAAACTTTGAGGATGTCGTCGCATGCGGGATACTAAAATCGGACTTCGATTTCGGACAACCGCTCTAA
- a CDS encoding T9SS type A sorting domain-containing protein: MKRNRFLSTTIFCLITLLLIVQVANAETIIPLFDNRLDPPPWSIMMVPNRAGDHINNINVDLLYFSTGRTLRELAFLEEPTLPEINGNQWAVGPLAASPGELVGATSDITTSLYNMDFSADALEFGNTNKILNDLGFAEEDEDIDHHTVYARMNIKNHHTEDIGANLHVVVHGNTSAKVWLNDSEILNYIAATGNDISGTAAGITLVPGDNDLLFKSSHALGEWNVLPFLLVGDDGLAAEIEPVAIQGGSTTQTAEDTETPAGGDIVLNVRRPVALQSGITLNDTNNNVVKKWTLDDQFTDIAVTQNATYFVWKPDVPEVLRGMNDIPYQSNIALDISRHDDDRALEGIEDIDELEAAGKLPSEYPYFIVPLAENPMKEYKAAGEIFTWWKVAKNLVTELTKQAIEDAVDFVIDLIPQPWSLVVDAVISRSKVYYSVFVDARDLIAEENVAKNVILDALKDPSEVIEDYSVFGFESSDSDHRKPRYLVMIPEKLDAITIRTKTHYFTQDVDVSPTTLTIMKNEGARGFFKGNLDLFWDAGERHIRLHLPDDAEVDGEEVGKSVETLFEYWKSTGTRWFQWPGEWNANDASQLDNSTKADIKTQFTYFLTLWDQLFFPISQTEINSFTTWDQESEVHPILKLELPYLKSIHEGVEANYTLQLRSAAAAAPYARDMSLADYPPFQELAPEVQALLLDHFGDQKHRELDASERHPLPEETALLPNYPNPFNPETWIPYQLAQPADVALKIYDIQGHVVRDLDLGHQRAGMYHSQARAAYWDGKNAVGEPVASGVYFYTFTAGDFTATRKMLIRK; this comes from the coding sequence ATGAAACGCAACAGATTTCTATCAACAACGATTTTCTGTCTCATAACGCTTTTGCTAATAGTCCAGGTTGCGAACGCTGAGACTATTATACCGCTTTTTGACAATAGATTAGATCCTCCGCCGTGGAGTATAATGATGGTACCTAATAGAGCAGGAGACCATATCAACAATATAAACGTAGATTTACTATACTTTTCAACAGGTAGAACACTCAGAGAATTAGCGTTCTTGGAAGAACCTACGCTGCCAGAAATAAACGGAAATCAGTGGGCAGTTGGGCCACTTGCCGCGTCACCTGGTGAGTTAGTAGGGGCCACCTCGGACATCACAACTAGCCTCTATAACATGGATTTTAGTGCCGATGCATTGGAATTCGGGAACACCAACAAAATCTTAAATGATCTCGGTTTTGCGGAAGAGGACGAGGATATAGATCACCATACGGTTTATGCGCGGATGAACATCAAAAATCATCACACTGAGGATATAGGTGCTAATTTACATGTAGTCGTACACGGTAATACCAGTGCTAAAGTCTGGCTAAATGATAGTGAGATTTTGAACTATATAGCCGCGACAGGTAATGACATTAGCGGTACGGCGGCGGGCATTACACTTGTGCCTGGTGATAATGATCTGTTGTTCAAAAGTAGTCACGCTTTAGGCGAATGGAATGTCTTACCTTTCTTACTGGTTGGTGATGATGGGTTGGCTGCTGAGATAGAACCTGTTGCTATACAGGGGGGTAGCACGACACAGACAGCGGAAGACACAGAAACACCGGCAGGAGGCGATATTGTCTTAAACGTCCGTAGGCCGGTTGCCTTACAGAGTGGCATAACTCTCAATGATACAAATAATAATGTGGTCAAGAAATGGACACTTGACGATCAATTCACGGATATCGCTGTGACGCAAAATGCAACCTATTTCGTCTGGAAACCAGATGTGCCCGAAGTTCTGCGAGGCATGAACGATATTCCGTATCAAAGCAACATCGCGTTGGATATAAGTCGCCACGACGACGACCGTGCCTTAGAAGGCATCGAAGATATTGATGAACTCGAGGCGGCAGGAAAACTTCCCTCAGAATATCCGTATTTTATAGTACCGCTCGCCGAAAACCCTATGAAGGAATATAAGGCGGCGGGAGAGATATTCACATGGTGGAAGGTGGCAAAAAATCTTGTTACAGAGCTAACAAAACAAGCAATAGAGGACGCGGTAGACTTTGTGATAGATCTAATTCCGCAACCGTGGAGTTTAGTCGTGGACGCAGTGATCTCGCGGAGCAAGGTATACTACTCCGTATTTGTGGATGCTCGTGATTTAATCGCCGAGGAAAATGTTGCCAAAAATGTGATTCTCGATGCATTAAAGGACCCGTCCGAAGTAATAGAAGATTATTCCGTTTTTGGTTTTGAGAGCAGTGATTCGGATCACAGAAAGCCACGGTATCTAGTCATGATCCCTGAAAAATTAGACGCAATAACGATACGGACGAAAACACATTACTTTACGCAGGATGTCGATGTAAGCCCCACGACACTCACAATCATGAAAAACGAAGGTGCTCGTGGATTCTTCAAGGGTAATCTGGATCTATTTTGGGATGCGGGTGAACGACATATAAGACTCCACCTACCGGACGATGCGGAAGTAGACGGTGAGGAAGTAGGAAAGAGTGTAGAGACGCTTTTTGAATACTGGAAATCCACCGGGACGCGCTGGTTTCAATGGCCAGGCGAATGGAATGCCAATGATGCGTCGCAGCTTGATAACTCTACGAAAGCAGATATAAAAACTCAGTTTACCTATTTCCTCACACTGTGGGATCAGCTCTTCTTTCCTATATCTCAGACAGAAATCAACAGTTTTACGACATGGGATCAGGAGAGCGAAGTCCACCCTATTCTTAAATTGGAATTACCGTATCTTAAATCGATACATGAAGGGGTTGAGGCGAATTATACACTTCAGCTTCGGTCGGCAGCCGCGGCAGCACCATACGCCCGCGATATGTCACTTGCCGATTATCCACCGTTCCAAGAACTCGCCCCCGAAGTCCAAGCGTTACTGCTGGATCACTTCGGAGACCAAAAACACCGGGAGCTCGATGCATCCGAACGGCACCCGCTCCCCGAAGAGACGGCACTGCTACCCAACTACCCGAACCCGTTCAATCCGGAGACGTGGATACCCTATCAGTTAGCACAGCCTGCGGATGTGGCACTAAAAATATACGACATCCAAGGGCACGTCGTGCGGGATTTGGATTTAGGGCATCAACGCGCAGGGATGTACCACAGTCAGGCGCGTGCCGCGTATTGGGACGGTAAGAATGCTGTCGGTGAACCCGTCGCAAGCGGCGTGTATTTCTATACCTTCACCGCAGGCGACTTCACCGCCACGCGGAAGATGTTAATACGAAAATAG
- a CDS encoding leucine-rich repeat domain-containing protein — MKRFYRLFVFLSVLSCWMNGASAQVVNIPDPVLASVLRDALDLAPNAPITKSKMQTLYRLNVSNWDIKDLTGDIQQKITDLTGLEHATQLSWLVLHAAHRTEDLRPLSGLEYLTYLELSFGSISDLRPLSGLTRLTHLDLIGNEVRDLAPVKGFTQLKALEVQYNPISDFSPLSGLTQLAQLEVSVTSVALMENLRRNVDLTQLRRLSIIGEGNQIGDLRPFANLTQLDYFVVYNAQIRDLTPLAGLTNLTYLGLGVNQIRDLTPLAGLTQLEYLHLNGNQIDNVSPLSGLTNLRTLGLRNNQIRDITPIKDLGATLWLEGNPIGEPSEDEPNLVEDEPNLVIESLTVSQSDGKSKDKGITVNPGDKFKLYVSFKNMGAATSDQTRVLYYRAPNSNPVSKKLIREGNKVSLSGNEAVQMELMVTAPDIEGFYYYSACVDSVSNEIQTADNCSSEDEAVLVHVKAGLPRWLIENVAHSADGYTYFVVNPPASIALPLERYSSETLTKHSLKDISGSGALRHVTKCSVTLHTPDSGYFMFPLESPQGEKTGAEETAEKAEKALKFGLNVVGMVPDGLTEKGGWFDKLKNGVLKLASKVLGLLNIAGVVIDLVIDFVAPDDPTAPPTLTVEPPSNIFEALGKLAFESLLGLENYQYEPFLPPMLFVIREDLSSIDITVVQNYNVDGVSSRYKWEATWNLKDNIGAAPSAHPMSLADYPPFQSFSPEVQEYLLQYFGEFSSTAAGNSEAWQMPEETSLLPNYPNPFNPETWIPYQLSEPADVKLTIYDIQGRVARDLDLGHQRAGMYHNRSRSAYWDGRNAVGEPVASGIYFYTLTAGEFSATRKLLIRK; from the coding sequence ATGAAACGATTTTATAGACTTTTTGTTTTCTTGAGTGTTCTCAGCTGTTGGATGAACGGCGCCTCTGCGCAGGTCGTAAATATTCCGGATCCGGTTTTAGCGAGTGTTCTGCGAGATGCTTTGGATTTAGCACCTAACGCGCCAATCACGAAATCGAAGATGCAGACATTATACCGGCTAAACGTTTCTAATTGGGACATAAAAGATTTAACAGGTGACATACAGCAGAAGATAACAGATTTGACCGGTTTGGAGCATGCAACACAACTCAGTTGGTTGGTACTTCATGCTGCCCACCGCACTGAAGATCTGCGCCCGCTGTCAGGATTAGAGTATCTCACATACTTGGAACTTTCCTTCGGTAGTATTAGCGATCTACGTCCGCTATCAGGATTAACACGACTCACACACTTGGATCTCATAGGCAACGAGGTTCGCGATCTCGCCCCCGTCAAAGGATTCACACAACTGAAAGCCTTAGAGGTTCAGTATAACCCAATCAGCGATTTCAGTCCGCTGTCAGGATTAACGCAACTCGCCCAGTTAGAGGTATCTGTGACGAGCGTGGCGTTAATGGAGAATCTTCGCCGCAATGTAGATTTAACGCAATTGCGGCGTCTCAGTATTATCGGAGAAGGGAATCAGATTGGAGACCTTCGCCCTTTCGCAAATTTGACACAGTTAGATTACTTCGTCGTCTATAATGCTCAGATACGTGATCTTACACCCCTTGCAGGCTTAACAAACTTAACGTATTTGGGACTGGGTGTTAATCAGATACGTGATCTTACACCCCTTGCAGGCTTGACACAGTTGGAGTACTTGCATCTCAATGGTAATCAGATTGATAATGTCTCACCGCTGTCGGGTTTAACAAACCTACGGACTTTGGGGCTCCGGAACAATCAGATACGTGATATTACACCGATCAAAGACTTGGGGGCAACTTTATGGCTTGAGGGTAATCCAATCGGTGAGCCGTCTGAGGATGAACCGAATTTAGTGGAGGATGAACCGAATTTAGTGATTGAATCCCTTACGGTATCTCAATCGGATGGTAAAAGTAAAGATAAAGGCATCACCGTAAACCCCGGAGATAAGTTTAAACTCTATGTTTCCTTCAAAAATATGGGAGCTGCGACATCTGACCAAACACGGGTCCTGTACTATCGCGCCCCCAATTCCAATCCTGTTTCCAAAAAACTGATCCGAGAGGGCAACAAAGTATCACTATCTGGTAATGAAGCGGTTCAAATGGAACTAATGGTCACTGCACCCGACATCGAGGGTTTCTACTATTACAGTGCTTGCGTAGACAGTGTGTCGAATGAAATCCAGACCGCGGATAACTGCTCCTCTGAAGATGAAGCTGTCCTGGTCCATGTCAAAGCGGGCCTTCCGCGATGGTTAATAGAAAACGTAGCACACAGTGCAGACGGTTATACCTACTTTGTCGTGAATCCGCCTGCCAGTATAGCCCTGCCTCTTGAACGCTACTCATCCGAAACTCTAACGAAGCATTCGCTAAAAGATATTTCGGGCTCTGGAGCACTACGTCATGTCACAAAATGCTCTGTTACGCTGCATACCCCAGATAGCGGTTATTTTATGTTCCCCCTTGAATCACCGCAAGGAGAGAAAACGGGGGCAGAGGAGACAGCTGAAAAAGCTGAAAAAGCTCTAAAATTTGGTTTAAATGTAGTCGGTATGGTGCCTGATGGGTTAACCGAAAAAGGTGGATGGTTCGACAAATTGAAGAATGGGGTACTCAAACTTGCCAGCAAGGTGTTAGGTTTACTTAATATTGCCGGAGTTGTTATAGATTTAGTTATTGATTTTGTTGCCCCTGATGATCCTACAGCTCCTCCCACACTAACGGTAGAGCCGCCAAGCAATATTTTTGAAGCCTTGGGAAAATTAGCTTTTGAGAGCCTGTTAGGATTAGAAAATTACCAATACGAACCGTTTCTACCGCCTATGCTCTTTGTGATCAGAGAGGACTTATCAAGCATAGATATCACGGTGGTTCAAAATTACAACGTTGATGGTGTGTCGTCGCGTTATAAGTGGGAAGCAACATGGAATCTAAAAGATAATATCGGTGCAGCACCCAGTGCTCACCCGATGTCGCTTGCGGATTATCCACCATTTCAATCGTTCTCACCGGAAGTTCAGGAATATCTCCTCCAATACTTCGGTGAGTTTTCAAGCACCGCAGCTGGAAACTCTGAAGCGTGGCAGATGCCAGAAGAAACGTCGTTGTTACCAAACTATCCGAACCCGTTCAACCCAGAGACATGGATACCGTATCAACTATCAGAGCCCGCAGATGTGAAACTGACGATCTACGACATCCAAGGGCGCGTCGCGCGGGATTTGGATTTAGGGCATCAACGTGCGGGGATGTATCACAATCGGAGCCGCTCCGCGTATTGGGACGGCAGAAACGCTGTCGGTGAACCCGTCGCAAGCGGTATCTACTTCTATACGTTGACAGCAGGTGAATTTTCTGCGACGCGGAAACTCCTGATACGGAAGTAG